The following nucleotide sequence is from Candidatus Methylomirabilis sp..
CCTTACTTGATCCCCTTCAAAACCTGCCCCATCTCCTGCGCGGAGTAGGCGCGCAGGGTCTCCGTCCGCACGTTTCCCAGAGCCCCGAGGGTGAGCATGAGTCGAGTCGCCGTCTCGTCGTCCGGCGCCTCGAAACTGACGACCACATCATACCGGCCCAGGGTCCAGTAAAGCTCCTTGACCGTCGCCCCCATCTTTTTTGCCATCTCCCGG
It contains:
- a CDS encoding GYD domain-containing protein; the protein is MASFVTLAKFTEQGIKNVNQTTKRAEAFREMAKKMGATVKELYWTLGRYDVVVSFEAPDDETATRLMLTLGALGNVRTETLRAYSAQEMGQVLKGIK